The Microbacterium sp. LWO12-1.2 genome includes a window with the following:
- a CDS encoding amidohydrolase, with protein sequence MILTNAVIHTSDDQCPVADTVVIRDGRFEWVGRASDLPVDHDLPTVDLDGRTVIPGLIDAHSHPALVAMSRWHVQLPETHSVDEVLDAIRDHGAAHPKEEAPYLYFEYFPTALLGEAGATKELLDSAISDRPVLVQDSGDHASWVNTRMLELLGVDENTPDPVPGLERFARDAGGRPTGYIFENAHAGFLPRMYEALGWTPPERPTPEIIRPVLDFLGSTGVVAVFDALIESPEVITAMRELDSRGDLHMHYEGAIRFRTLDDLPEALEMVAALDDDSDSSKVRVRTVKLFLDGTNELGSGAVIDPLLSEDNAGPLGAIQMELDDLVECLRLCNGAAVDLHIHMVGDRAFRTACDAVERARSQVEAEGIAWNVQVTFAHCELVDPADLARPAELGVIVNWTNHWSGGYFGEEAARHLGTHRWERMYDVAAIADAGARVTFSSDVVSAAELHRAAPFFGMQIAVTRIDPEVPLDAERFVESRRPAAAASLSLSRLLRGYTIDAAVQLRIEKDYGNVSPGKLANLVVLNVDPFTTPGQDLAAVRPSAVVYRGAVVSGHLPAPR encoded by the coding sequence ATGATCCTGACGAATGCGGTGATCCACACCTCCGACGACCAGTGTCCCGTGGCGGACACCGTCGTGATCCGAGACGGCCGCTTCGAGTGGGTGGGTCGTGCCTCCGATCTCCCCGTGGATCACGATCTCCCGACGGTGGATCTCGATGGGAGGACGGTGATCCCCGGTCTGATCGATGCCCACTCCCACCCCGCCCTCGTGGCGATGAGCAGATGGCATGTACAGCTGCCGGAGACGCACAGTGTGGACGAGGTCCTCGATGCCATTCGCGACCACGGCGCAGCGCATCCGAAAGAGGAGGCACCGTACCTGTATTTCGAGTACTTCCCGACTGCGCTCCTCGGCGAAGCCGGCGCGACGAAGGAGCTGCTCGATAGCGCTATCTCCGATCGTCCGGTGCTCGTACAGGACTCCGGCGATCATGCGAGCTGGGTCAACACCCGGATGCTCGAGCTCCTCGGTGTCGACGAGAACACTCCGGACCCTGTGCCAGGACTTGAGCGATTCGCGAGGGATGCCGGTGGACGCCCGACCGGGTACATCTTCGAGAATGCGCACGCGGGGTTCCTTCCGCGAATGTATGAAGCGTTGGGCTGGACACCGCCGGAGCGGCCGACGCCGGAGATCATCCGGCCGGTCCTGGACTTCCTCGGGAGCACCGGAGTGGTGGCCGTGTTCGACGCGCTCATCGAGTCGCCGGAGGTCATCACTGCGATGCGAGAGCTCGACAGCCGCGGAGACCTCCACATGCACTACGAGGGAGCGATTCGGTTCCGCACCCTGGACGATCTGCCAGAGGCGCTCGAGATGGTGGCTGCGCTCGATGATGACTCCGACTCGAGCAAGGTGCGGGTGCGCACCGTCAAGCTGTTCCTCGACGGCACGAACGAACTCGGCAGCGGGGCCGTCATCGATCCGCTGCTCAGCGAAGACAATGCGGGCCCGCTGGGGGCGATCCAGATGGAGCTCGACGATCTCGTCGAGTGCCTGCGTCTGTGCAACGGAGCAGCCGTGGACCTTCACATCCACATGGTCGGCGACAGGGCCTTCCGCACGGCGTGCGACGCGGTAGAGCGTGCACGGTCTCAGGTGGAGGCAGAGGGCATCGCATGGAACGTCCAGGTCACATTCGCTCACTGCGAGCTCGTGGATCCGGCCGATCTGGCTCGACCCGCTGAGCTCGGAGTGATCGTCAACTGGACCAATCATTGGTCCGGCGGATACTTCGGGGAGGAGGCCGCGCGCCATCTCGGTACGCATCGCTGGGAGCGTATGTACGACGTGGCCGCGATCGCCGACGCCGGTGCGCGGGTCACGTTCTCGAGTGATGTGGTGTCGGCCGCTGAACTGCACCGGGCGGCGCCCTTCTTCGGCATGCAGATCGCCGTCACCCGGATCGATCCGGAGGTGCCGCTGGATGCTGAACGGTTCGTCGAGAGCAGGCGCCCTGCCGCCGCAGCGTCGCTGTCGCTGTCCAGGCTGCTCCGGGGATACACGATCGATGCCGCGGTCCAGCTGCGCATCGAGAAGGACTACGGCAACGTGTCGCCGGGAAAGCTCGCGAACCTCGTCGTGCTCAACGTCGACCCGTTCACGACTCCCGGTCAGGATCTCGCCGCCGTTCGTCCGTCCGCGGTCGTCTACCGGGGGGCGGTCGTGTCGGGACATCTGCCGGCGCCCCGATGA
- a CDS encoding ABC transporter substrate-binding protein, producing MAERTSPQRRKASMTAGVIVALLAVTACSPSTGSAEIEVELTDRAPSGAAPVSEITWNLPDGEPATLDPRESATYSSATVVANLCDPLLAIDEEYNLHPNLVSFEMPDPLTLVYTIEAKAAFWDGQPVTADDIVYSLDRAADPAAITAFLFANVADVEKTDDDTVTVRFAQPDAMFNAQMATFAGAVVERSFAETAGASFGTAAGGIMCSGPYTLDQWRPGSDITIERNPDYWNKELPLLVERAKFTFITDSTAASQALSTGEIDGAYRIDPSAVPTLGAASNGQLFFGPSMESLQLYVARADGPLADVALRDGLQKAIDREALATTVYSGAAAPLYATVTPRTWPTAQRELYQDAYEKWAAERTFDPEAAKKLVEGSGYGGETLVLGVPAGQATLSRVAQLVQQQAETVGVQIEIKDLQPLDYSTASYDTVTRERFGLDLLLGESFNATAEPLEPLGFTLTEGAPYNYTQIADPELATLLERARAAVDPEDRARLVIQAQEIGEATSAAIPLLSLHTTTFLNSRLGGAITSFAYMSMPSVAYLGGTGGGE from the coding sequence ATGGCAGAACGCACGTCCCCTCAGCGCCGCAAGGCTTCGATGACCGCGGGGGTCATCGTCGCTCTCCTGGCGGTGACCGCATGCTCTCCCTCGACAGGATCAGCCGAGATCGAGGTCGAGCTGACCGACCGCGCACCGTCTGGTGCAGCGCCGGTGTCGGAGATCACCTGGAACCTCCCCGATGGTGAGCCTGCGACACTCGATCCCAGGGAGTCCGCGACGTACTCGAGCGCGACGGTGGTCGCGAACCTCTGCGACCCGCTCCTGGCGATCGATGAGGAATACAACCTGCACCCGAACCTCGTCAGCTTCGAGATGCCGGATCCGCTGACGCTCGTCTACACGATCGAAGCGAAGGCGGCATTCTGGGACGGTCAGCCGGTGACCGCCGACGACATCGTCTACAGCCTGGACCGTGCCGCGGACCCGGCTGCGATCACCGCGTTCCTGTTCGCGAACGTCGCCGACGTCGAGAAGACGGATGATGACACGGTGACGGTTCGGTTCGCCCAGCCTGACGCGATGTTCAACGCGCAGATGGCGACTTTCGCCGGTGCCGTCGTGGAACGCTCCTTCGCCGAGACGGCCGGTGCGTCGTTCGGAACTGCGGCAGGAGGGATCATGTGCAGCGGGCCGTACACGCTCGACCAGTGGCGCCCGGGAAGCGACATCACCATCGAGCGCAACCCCGACTACTGGAACAAGGAGCTCCCTCTGCTCGTCGAGCGCGCGAAGTTCACCTTCATCACGGACAGCACGGCCGCATCCCAGGCGCTGTCGACCGGCGAGATCGACGGCGCATACCGCATCGATCCCTCCGCAGTGCCTACTCTCGGGGCAGCCTCGAACGGGCAGCTCTTCTTCGGTCCGTCGATGGAGAGCCTGCAGCTGTATGTGGCCAGGGCGGACGGGCCGCTGGCCGACGTCGCCCTCCGGGATGGCTTGCAGAAGGCCATCGACAGAGAAGCGCTCGCGACGACCGTCTACTCCGGAGCGGCGGCCCCTCTCTACGCCACGGTGACCCCGCGCACGTGGCCGACCGCGCAGCGCGAGCTGTACCAGGACGCATATGAGAAGTGGGCGGCTGAGCGGACGTTCGATCCCGAGGCCGCGAAGAAGCTCGTCGAAGGTTCAGGCTATGGCGGCGAGACGCTGGTGCTGGGCGTGCCCGCGGGGCAGGCCACCCTCTCGAGGGTGGCGCAGCTGGTGCAGCAGCAGGCAGAGACGGTCGGTGTGCAGATCGAGATCAAGGATCTCCAGCCCCTCGACTATTCGACCGCCTCCTACGACACGGTGACCAGGGAGCGCTTCGGCTTGGACCTGCTGCTCGGCGAGTCCTTCAACGCGACGGCGGAGCCGCTGGAGCCCCTCGGATTCACCCTGACGGAAGGCGCCCCTTACAACTACACGCAGATCGCCGATCCCGAGCTCGCCACTCTCCTCGAGCGGGCGCGAGCGGCCGTCGATCCGGAGGACCGTGCGCGCCTCGTGATCCAGGCGCAGGAGATCGGGGAGGCGACGTCGGCCGCGATCCCGCTGCTGAGCCTGCACACCACGACGTTCCTCAACAGCCGTCTCGGCGGCGCGATCACTTCTTTCGCGTACATGTCGATGCCCTCCGTCGCCTACCTCGGCGGCACCGGTGGTGGTGAATGA
- a CDS encoding MarR family winged helix-turn-helix transcriptional regulator, which translates to MTSPIPTDDVSVAVDRLRESDLADELSFLLARTNALSLAAGNVALAAHGLRVRSYSVLALAVSGERPSQRELADFLRLDPSQVVALIDELQADGLVERQPDPRDRRANVVVATDAGVRLHRVAHHAARAAEERLYSVLDEEAQGRLAEILREVAFSPRG; encoded by the coding sequence GTGACCTCCCCGATTCCGACCGACGATGTGAGCGTGGCTGTGGACCGGCTGCGCGAGAGCGACCTCGCCGACGAGCTCAGTTTCCTGCTCGCCCGGACGAACGCGCTGTCGCTCGCCGCAGGAAACGTGGCGCTCGCGGCGCACGGACTGCGTGTGAGGTCCTATTCGGTGCTCGCACTCGCCGTCTCCGGCGAGCGTCCGTCGCAGCGCGAGCTCGCCGACTTCCTCCGGCTCGATCCCAGTCAGGTCGTGGCGCTCATCGACGAACTGCAGGCCGATGGTCTTGTCGAGCGGCAGCCTGACCCTCGAGATCGCCGGGCGAACGTCGTCGTCGCGACGGATGCCGGAGTGCGCCTGCACCGGGTCGCCCACCACGCGGCGCGCGCGGCGGAAGAGCGGTTGTACTCGGTGCTCGACGAGGAGGCGCAAGGTCGGCTGGCCGAGATTCTGCGTGAGGTCGCCTTCTCGCCGCGCGGCTGA
- a CDS encoding SDR family NAD(P)-dependent oxidoreductase, with translation MSLNGKVAIVTGSGRGLGLAYAQELARQGASVVINDVDAAIADSAVDSIRATGGEAVAVAAPVGSSDTAQALVDAAVSSFGRLDILVTNAGVLRDTVLWKMSDDDFDTVIDVHLRGTFTTVRAAATYMRENEIAGRIVCIGSPTGQRGNFGQTNYAAAKAGIVGMVRTWALELRRAGITANAVIPVAATAMTATVPYFAAAVEADAAGKPMPDFFRHDLGFGTADDVSGLIAYLASDDASGVTGQAIGIGGDRIQLWSHPEPVVTEYRTGGWTTADLEERFPALIGERLQEVGEKFPALPAELQRPAPQDQ, from the coding sequence ATGTCGCTCAACGGAAAAGTCGCCATCGTCACCGGCTCCGGCCGCGGACTGGGCCTCGCCTACGCGCAGGAACTCGCACGCCAGGGAGCCTCCGTCGTGATCAACGACGTCGACGCCGCCATCGCAGACTCAGCGGTCGACAGCATCCGCGCCACCGGTGGAGAGGCCGTCGCCGTCGCGGCGCCGGTCGGGTCGTCCGACACCGCGCAGGCTCTGGTCGACGCCGCCGTCTCCAGTTTCGGACGCCTCGACATCCTTGTGACGAATGCGGGAGTCCTGCGCGACACAGTGCTCTGGAAGATGAGCGACGACGACTTCGACACCGTGATCGACGTCCACCTGCGCGGAACGTTCACGACGGTCCGCGCCGCCGCGACCTACATGCGTGAGAACGAGATCGCCGGCCGCATCGTCTGCATCGGATCGCCGACCGGACAGCGCGGCAACTTCGGTCAGACCAACTATGCCGCCGCGAAGGCTGGAATCGTCGGGATGGTGCGCACGTGGGCGCTCGAGCTCCGTCGCGCGGGGATCACTGCCAACGCGGTCATCCCCGTCGCCGCCACCGCCATGACCGCGACGGTGCCGTACTTCGCCGCCGCCGTCGAGGCGGATGCCGCAGGAAAGCCGATGCCCGACTTCTTCCGGCACGACCTCGGCTTCGGCACCGCTGACGACGTCAGCGGGCTCATCGCCTATTTGGCTTCGGACGACGCGTCCGGCGTGACCGGACAGGCGATCGGCATCGGCGGCGACCGCATCCAGCTCTGGTCCCACCCCGAGCCCGTGGTCACCGAGTACCGCACAGGCGGTTGGACGACCGCCGACCTCGAGGAGCGTTTCCCCGCTCTCATCGGCGAGAGGTTGCAGGAGGTCGGCGAGAAATTCCCGGCGCTTCCCGCAGAGCTCCAGCGCCCTGCACCCCAGGACCAATGA
- a CDS encoding amidohydrolase family protein, with amino-acid sequence MSVARYESAIDLASITAIDMHVHIEVDEHGHTSLPSDLADAASAYFSTEGPRPDLDSVAAYYRAHRMAAVVFTVDASTQLGHRGIASEEVAEGAARNNDVLIPFGSVDPRLGDEAVDRARRLIDRHGVLGFKFHPTVQGFDPSDQTHYPLYEVLQDAGVVALFHTGQTGIGAGLPGGRGLRLGLSNPILLDPVAADFPDLQIVMAHPSVPWQDEALSVATHKHNTWIDLSGWSPKYFPENLVRHANTLLRSRVLFGSDFPLLTPERWMRDVETTALKPEVMPGILKDNAARLLGLAR; translated from the coding sequence ATGAGCGTGGCACGGTACGAATCGGCCATCGATCTCGCGTCGATCACCGCCATCGACATGCACGTGCACATCGAGGTCGACGAACACGGACACACCTCGTTGCCGTCCGACCTCGCTGACGCTGCCTCCGCCTACTTCTCGACAGAGGGGCCGCGCCCCGATCTCGACTCGGTGGCGGCCTACTATCGCGCTCACCGCATGGCCGCGGTCGTCTTCACGGTCGACGCGTCGACGCAGCTGGGCCACAGGGGCATCGCGAGCGAGGAAGTCGCCGAAGGCGCGGCGCGCAACAACGACGTGCTCATCCCCTTCGGTTCGGTGGACCCGCGCCTCGGGGACGAGGCTGTCGATCGCGCACGGCGCCTCATCGACCGGCACGGCGTTCTCGGTTTCAAGTTCCACCCCACCGTGCAGGGGTTCGATCCCAGCGATCAGACCCACTACCCGCTCTACGAGGTGCTGCAGGATGCCGGGGTGGTCGCGCTCTTCCACACAGGCCAGACGGGCATCGGCGCCGGGCTCCCGGGCGGGCGTGGCCTGCGTCTCGGACTGTCGAACCCGATCCTGCTCGACCCGGTGGCCGCGGACTTCCCCGACCTGCAGATCGTCATGGCACACCCGTCGGTGCCCTGGCAGGACGAGGCACTGTCCGTGGCCACCCATAAGCACAACACCTGGATCGACCTGTCGGGCTGGAGCCCGAAGTACTTCCCCGAGAACCTCGTCCGACACGCGAACACGCTCCTCCGATCGCGCGTGCTCTTCGGCTCCGACTTCCCCCTCCTCACCCCCGAACGCTGGATGAGAGACGTCGAAACGACGGCGCTCAAGCCTGAGGTGATGCCAGGCATCCTCAAGGACAACGCCGCACGCCTGCTCGGACTCGCACGCTGA
- a CDS encoding MaoC family dehydratase, translated as MTTTVAYADVNGLAGTDLGWSEWLEVTQDRVNLFADATDDHQWIHTDPERAKDGPFGGPIAHGFLSLSLVIKFWTELFDVDGVSTKVNYGLDKVRFISPVTVGAQVRGNAVIAEVTEIPGGYQLAVDHAIEIQGAAKPAVAARSLYRFYA; from the coding sequence ATGACCACCACCGTCGCCTATGCCGACGTCAACGGCCTCGCCGGCACCGATCTCGGCTGGTCCGAGTGGCTCGAGGTCACGCAGGACCGTGTGAACCTCTTCGCCGACGCCACCGACGACCACCAGTGGATCCACACCGACCCCGAGCGCGCGAAGGACGGCCCCTTCGGAGGACCGATCGCGCATGGCTTCCTGTCCCTCTCGCTCGTCATCAAGTTCTGGACCGAGCTGTTCGACGTCGACGGCGTCTCCACCAAAGTCAACTACGGCCTCGACAAGGTCCGCTTCATCTCCCCCGTGACCGTCGGCGCTCAGGTCCGCGGCAATGCCGTGATCGCCGAGGTCACCGAGATCCCCGGTGGCTACCAGCTCGCCGTCGATCACGCCATCGAGATCCAGGGCGCGGCCAAGCCAGCCGTCGCCGCGAGGAGCCTCTATCGCTTCTACGCGTGA
- a CDS encoding acyl-CoA synthetase, translated as MHTQGLGAWLPRRRLRNPSKAAIVFGDGQQLSYAQLAHSAERMSAVLVERGVRQGDSVAYLGENSPDFLITLFATARIGAVFVPVNTRLAVPEIAHVLTDSSARMLIHDPDFAHRLERMLASPGAPALAIRTGSSRRDGSLGLTRLIDQATDVPPLQAADDDTPAAIVYTSGTTGRAKGAVLTHANLTAVAVNNLIDYDICSDDVALMISPLFHVAALGMGALPVLLKGGTLVLERGFDAGTALDLIERHRVTMLSGVPTTFQLLADHPAWASTDLSSLRTLTCGGSAVPSRILAAYEERGMSFSQGYGMTETSPGATSLSPEMTVHKHGSVGLPHFFTDVRVADEHGREVTAGTVGEIQITGPNVFAGYHGLPDATAASLTSDGWFRSGDLGYVDDHGYLYIADRLKDMIISGGENIYPAEVESLIADIDGVTGAAVIGVPDDRWGEVPIAVLTVRDGFEITLETVRGALEGRIARYKLPTRVEIVDSLPRTASGKVRKHGVRELFPR; from the coding sequence ATGCACACACAAGGACTGGGAGCCTGGCTCCCTCGACGCCGTCTGCGCAACCCCAGCAAGGCGGCGATCGTCTTCGGAGACGGTCAGCAGCTCTCCTATGCGCAGCTCGCACACTCGGCGGAGCGCATGTCCGCGGTTCTCGTCGAACGCGGCGTGCGCCAGGGCGACAGCGTCGCCTACCTCGGCGAGAACAGCCCGGACTTCCTCATCACGCTGTTCGCCACGGCGCGGATCGGCGCCGTGTTCGTCCCCGTCAACACCCGCCTCGCGGTACCCGAGATCGCGCATGTCCTCACGGACAGCAGCGCTCGCATGCTGATCCACGATCCGGATTTCGCCCATCGGCTCGAGCGCATGCTCGCCTCGCCCGGCGCCCCGGCCCTTGCCATCCGCACCGGATCGTCACGACGCGACGGCTCCCTCGGGCTCACCCGTCTGATCGATCAGGCCACGGACGTCCCGCCATTGCAGGCGGCCGACGACGACACTCCTGCGGCCATCGTCTACACCTCGGGGACCACGGGTCGGGCCAAGGGCGCCGTCCTCACGCACGCGAACCTGACCGCGGTGGCTGTCAACAACCTCATCGACTATGACATCTGCTCCGACGACGTCGCACTGATGATCTCCCCCCTGTTCCACGTCGCGGCTCTGGGCATGGGAGCGCTGCCGGTGCTCCTCAAGGGCGGCACCCTCGTTCTCGAGAGGGGCTTCGATGCCGGCACAGCGCTGGATCTGATCGAACGCCACCGCGTAACCATGCTCTCCGGCGTCCCCACCACATTCCAGCTGCTTGCCGATCACCCGGCGTGGGCTTCGACCGACCTGTCGAGTCTCCGCACACTGACCTGCGGAGGGTCCGCGGTGCCCTCGCGTATCCTTGCAGCCTACGAGGAACGCGGGATGTCGTTCTCCCAGGGGTATGGGATGACCGAAACATCGCCTGGCGCGACCTCGCTATCCCCCGAGATGACCGTGCACAAGCACGGCAGCGTCGGCCTTCCGCACTTCTTCACCGATGTCCGCGTGGCCGATGAGCACGGCAGGGAGGTCACGGCGGGAACCGTCGGCGAGATCCAGATCACGGGGCCCAACGTCTTCGCGGGCTATCACGGCCTTCCCGATGCGACGGCCGCTTCGCTCACTTCGGATGGCTGGTTCCGCTCGGGTGACCTCGGATACGTCGACGACCACGGCTACCTCTACATCGCCGACCGGTTGAAGGACATGATCATCTCCGGCGGGGAGAACATCTATCCCGCCGAGGTCGAATCACTCATCGCGGACATCGACGGGGTGACCGGAGCCGCCGTGATCGGCGTCCCCGACGATCGGTGGGGCGAGGTGCCGATCGCGGTCCTCACGGTTCGAGACGGCTTCGAGATCACGCTCGAAACCGTTCGCGGCGCGCTGGAAGGACGTATCGCCCGCTACAAGCTGCCCACCCGCGTTGAGATCGTGGACTCGCTGCCGCGAACCGCCTCGGGCAAAGTTCGCAAACACGGAGTGCGGGAACTGTTCCCGCGTTGA
- a CDS encoding PucR family transcriptional regulator, translating into MSDRQDFRSIRTDRPSREGALLTVADVLAEPVVQAGAPEVIVGGRALDAAVRWVHVSDSAGVARLLDGGELLLSTGAGWPTAAEELRDFARGLHDAGVAGIVIELGSGQARIPDAVVEACTERGLALIALTSEVKFVAVTEAVHRALIAAQTMALHERQHLHELFTALSLRGAPADVVVAETARALGAPVVLENLAREVIAHETLRMPVAEALTQLRSADRVPVQARGVRWGTLLALPGPAHPAGRLTVLEQGATALAFGCLADGGDSEWSLLAQRGLIDDLLGARFASPDDIEARLATSGFMLQGRHCHGIVARGAQSAAQLAYRARQAGAAVVAARVGDDDVALLSLPASVPLSDAIAARVSGPDRTVFVGPPADDVLGLLASLRAALDLAASDRSDVGPRVRRVDDRPLERFVASLRDDHRLLAHSERMLAPVVAYDRERRGDLLDVLTALVTHPGNRSAAAAASHLSRSVFYQRLTLIGDLLDADLDDGETLAALHLALLARRGGTAS; encoded by the coding sequence ATGTCAGATCGTCAGGACTTCCGCTCCATCCGGACAGATCGTCCGAGTCGCGAGGGCGCGCTCCTGACGGTCGCCGATGTTCTGGCCGAGCCCGTAGTGCAGGCCGGGGCCCCCGAGGTGATCGTCGGCGGTCGTGCTCTCGATGCCGCCGTGCGCTGGGTGCACGTGTCGGACAGCGCCGGGGTCGCCCGTCTGCTCGACGGCGGGGAGCTCCTGCTCAGCACCGGAGCGGGGTGGCCGACCGCTGCCGAGGAACTGCGCGACTTCGCGCGGGGGCTGCACGACGCCGGGGTCGCCGGCATCGTGATCGAGCTCGGGTCCGGTCAGGCGCGCATCCCGGATGCCGTCGTCGAGGCGTGTACGGAGCGCGGGCTCGCCCTGATCGCCCTGACCAGCGAGGTCAAGTTCGTCGCCGTCACCGAGGCCGTGCACCGGGCGCTGATCGCCGCGCAGACCATGGCGCTGCACGAACGGCAGCACCTGCACGAGCTGTTCACCGCCCTGAGCCTGCGGGGAGCCCCGGCCGACGTCGTCGTCGCCGAGACGGCCCGCGCGCTCGGCGCTCCGGTCGTGCTCGAGAACCTGGCGCGCGAGGTGATCGCCCACGAGACCCTGCGGATGCCGGTGGCCGAGGCGCTGACACAGCTGCGCTCCGCGGATCGCGTGCCGGTGCAGGCGCGCGGCGTGCGGTGGGGGACCCTGCTCGCGCTGCCCGGTCCCGCCCACCCGGCCGGGCGCCTCACGGTGCTCGAGCAGGGAGCCACGGCCCTCGCCTTCGGATGCCTGGCGGACGGCGGTGATTCCGAGTGGTCGCTGCTCGCTCAGCGCGGCCTCATCGACGACCTGCTCGGCGCGCGCTTCGCGAGTCCGGATGACATCGAGGCCCGTCTCGCGACCAGCGGCTTCATGCTGCAAGGGCGGCATTGCCACGGCATCGTGGCACGCGGCGCCCAGTCCGCGGCGCAGCTCGCGTATCGCGCACGGCAGGCCGGCGCGGCGGTGGTCGCCGCGCGGGTGGGGGATGACGACGTCGCGCTGCTGTCGCTGCCGGCATCCGTCCCGCTCTCGGATGCGATCGCCGCGCGCGTCTCCGGCCCCGACCGGACGGTCTTCGTCGGGCCGCCTGCAGATGACGTGCTCGGCCTGCTCGCCTCGCTGCGGGCTGCGCTCGACCTGGCCGCCAGCGACCGCTCGGATGTCGGTCCGCGCGTGCGACGAGTGGACGACCGCCCGCTGGAGCGCTTCGTCGCCTCGCTGCGCGACGACCACCGCCTGCTCGCGCACAGCGAGCGGATGCTGGCGCCCGTCGTCGCCTACGACCGCGAGCGCCGCGGCGACCTGCTCGACGTGCTCACCGCGCTGGTCACCCACCCCGGCAACCGCTCGGCCGCGGCCGCCGCGAGCCATCTCTCGCGCTCGGTGTTCTACCAGCGTCTCACCCTGATCGGCGACCTGCTCGACGCCGATCTCGACGACGGCGAGACGCTCGCCGCGCTCCACCTCGCCCTGCTCGCCCGTCGCGGAGGCACGGCCTCCTGA
- a CDS encoding CoA-acylating methylmalonate-semialdehyde dehydrogenase — MDIVRHVINGVETAEAARAGQVFDPATGQVSKQVAFASTAEVDSAIAAAAAAAPAWRETSLIKRADVFFRLRQLLKDRTPELAAIVTSEHGKVLSDAAGEVSRGIENVEFAAGLVHLLKGERSEQVSRGVDVHSVKQPVGVVAAITPFNFPVMVPLWMVASAIACGNTVVLKPSEKDPSAAVWIAKLFSEAGLPDGVLNVVHGDKEAVDALLESPQVSAVSFVGSTPIARSIYQRASAAGKRVQALGGAKNHMVVMPDADIDGAADAAVSAAYGSAGERCMAVSVLVAVGDIADELVSAIASRIDGLKIGPGTDAASEMGPLITREHRDRVASYVTGAEAEGAKVVVDGTQKQFDSEGFFLGVSLIDQVAPGMKVYDDEIFGPVLTVVRVETYAEAVALVNANAYGNGTAIFTRDGGTARQYEFDIEVGMVGVNVPIPVPIGAYSFGGWKDSLFGDSHIYGPESVHFYTRSKVVTTRWPDHTPSQIDLGFPSNH, encoded by the coding sequence GTGGACATCGTCCGTCACGTCATCAACGGAGTGGAGACCGCCGAGGCGGCTCGCGCCGGCCAGGTCTTCGATCCCGCCACCGGCCAGGTGTCGAAGCAGGTCGCCTTCGCGTCTACCGCCGAGGTCGACTCCGCGATCGCCGCCGCCGCAGCCGCGGCACCCGCGTGGCGCGAGACCAGCCTGATCAAGCGCGCCGACGTCTTCTTCCGCCTGCGCCAGCTGCTCAAGGACCGCACCCCCGAGCTTGCCGCGATCGTCACCTCCGAGCACGGCAAGGTGCTCTCGGATGCGGCAGGCGAGGTGTCGCGCGGCATCGAGAACGTCGAGTTCGCGGCCGGCCTCGTGCACCTGCTCAAGGGCGAGCGCAGCGAGCAGGTCTCGCGCGGCGTCGACGTGCACTCGGTCAAGCAGCCGGTCGGCGTGGTCGCGGCGATCACCCCCTTCAACTTCCCCGTGATGGTGCCGCTGTGGATGGTGGCGTCGGCCATCGCCTGCGGCAACACGGTGGTGCTCAAGCCCAGCGAGAAGGACCCGTCCGCCGCGGTCTGGATCGCCAAGCTGTTCTCCGAGGCCGGGCTGCCCGACGGTGTGCTGAACGTCGTGCACGGCGACAAGGAGGCCGTCGATGCGCTGCTCGAGTCGCCGCAGGTCTCGGCGGTGAGCTTCGTCGGCTCCACCCCGATCGCCCGCTCGATCTACCAGCGCGCCTCGGCCGCCGGCAAGCGCGTGCAGGCCCTCGGCGGCGCCAAGAACCACATGGTCGTGATGCCGGATGCCGACATCGACGGCGCCGCCGACGCCGCGGTCTCCGCCGCCTACGGCTCCGCCGGCGAGCGCTGCATGGCCGTCTCGGTGTTGGTGGCCGTGGGCGACATCGCCGACGAGCTGGTCTCGGCGATCGCCTCCCGCATCGACGGACTGAAGATCGGCCCCGGCACGGATGCCGCCAGCGAGATGGGTCCGCTCATCACGCGCGAGCACCGTGACCGTGTGGCCTCCTACGTCACCGGCGCCGAGGCCGAGGGCGCGAAGGTCGTCGTCGACGGCACGCAGAAGCAGTTCGACTCCGAGGGCTTCTTCCTCGGCGTCAGCCTGATCGACCAGGTCGCCCCCGGCATGAAGGTCTACGACGACGAGATCTTCGGCCCCGTGCTCACGGTGGTCCGCGTCGAGACCTACGCCGAGGCGGTGGCGCTCGTCAACGCCAACGCGTACGGCAACGGCACCGCGATCTTCACGCGCGACGGCGGCACGGCCCGGCAGTACGAGTTCGATATCGAGGTCGGCATGGTCGGCGTGAACGTGCCGATCCCGGTGCCGATCGGCGCCTACTCGTTCGGCGGATGGAAGGACTCGCTGTTCGGCGACTCGCACATCTACGGCCCCGAGTCCGTGCACTTCTACACGCGGTCCAAGGTCGTCACCACCCGCTGGCCCGACCACACGCCGTCGCAGATCGACCTCGGCTTCCCGAGCAACCACTGA